Below is a genomic region from Gemmobacter sp. 24YEA27.
TCCGCCGGGATGCGGCTTCCAGAAGGCGCCGGCCCAGATCTTGGTCATCGAGTAAATGGTCAGAAGCCCCACCATAAGCGCGATCCCCGCAACCAGCCAGGCGCCTTCCTCCAGCGCGGCCCGGACCAGCAGATATTTCGCCCAGAAGCCCGAAAGCGGCGGAAAGCCCGCCAGCGAAAAGGCCGGGATCAGGAACAGGACCGCGAGGAAGGGCGCCGCCCGGTAAAGCCCGCCGATCTGCGCCAGATCAGACGCGCCGGTCAGGCGGCGCGAGACCCCGGCCACAAGGAAGAGGTTCGCCTTCACGATGATATGATGCAGCAGGTAAAACACCGCCCCCACCAGCGCGAGCGGCGTCATCAGCGCAAGGCCCAGCACCATATAGCCAATCTGGCTGACGATGTGGAAGGAAAGGATCTTGCGGAAATCGCTCTGGGCCGCCGCGCCAAGCACGCCTGTCACCATGGTCAGGCAGGCGCACCACAGAAGGATCTCATGCGTCCAGCCCTGATCCCCGGTGAAAATCAGCGTGAAGACCCGGATCAGCGCATAGACGCCAACCTTGGTCAGAAGCCCGGCAAAAAGGGCGGATACCGCATAATGTGGCGTGTGATACGAGGCCGGCAGCCAGAAAAACAACGGGAAGACTGCAGCTTTCATTCCGAAGGCCAGCATGAACAGCATTGCGATCACCGTCATCAGCCCCTGATCGGGATGCGCCGCCACCCTGCCATGCAGATCGGCCATGTTCAGCGTGCCGGTCGCGCCATAGGTCAGCCCGGCGGCGCAGAGAAACAGCGCCGTCGCGATCAGGTTCAGCGTCACATATTTCACTGCACCGTCCGTCGCGCTGCGGCTGCCTCCGATCGCCAGCAGGCCAAAGGACGAGATCAGCAGCACCTCGAACCAGACATAAAGGTTGAAAAGATCGCCGGTCAGAAAGGCGCCGGTCACACCGCCCAGCAGCGTCTGGAACAGGGTGAACCAGCCGAGCCGCGCCGAGGTCGGGCCGATTTCCGCCATGGCCCAGAGGGCGGTCGCCAGCCCGATGATCGCCGTGATCAGCACCATCGCCGCCGAGAGATAATCCGCCACCAGCGTGATCCCGAAGGGCGCAGGCCAGCCGCTCACCTGACCCGCGATCACGCCATGGTCGATCACCGTGACCAGAAGCCGGACCGCGAGCCCCAGCGAGACCAGCGCCGTCAGGACCGAGATCCAGCCCGCGCCCTTTCGATTGCGCAGGAACAGGCAGGCCCCGGCCCCGATGAACGGCGTCAGGATCGGAAGTGCGAGGATCCAGCTCATGCTTCCCCCGCGGCTCTTCCGGTTCAGCCAGACGCATCCGGTCAACCTCAAGATGGCCAAAGCTGCGATAGGCACGGATCGTCAGCGCCAGGGCGAAGGCGAAGAGACCGAAGCCAATCACGATGGCGGTCAGCAACAGCGCCTGTGGCAGCGCATTGGCCATCTCGCCGACAGGCCGCGCGCCGCCGGGTTCCAGCAGGGGCGGGCGGCCCTCGGTCAGACGTCCGGCGGCAAAAATCGCCAGATTGACCGCATTCGAAAGCAGCATCAGCCCGAACAGAAAGCGCAGCAGATTGCCCGAAAGCATCAGCCAGAGCCCGGCAGTGACCAGCGCTCCGGCCAGTATCGCAAGGATGGTTTCCATCAGCCGCCCGCCTTTCCGCTGTCTTCCAGCGCGAAGATCAGCGCCAGGACGCCGCCGATCACGGCCAGGAATACGCCGATATCAAACAGCAGCACCGTGGACAGCGGCAGGACCGGCAGATCGAGCCAGATCCCCTGGAAAGGTGCTCCCCCGCTCAACGCGGCCGCAAGCCCCGCGATCAGGGCGCAAACCAGCCCGATGCCGCCCAGGCTGCGCGGATCGATCCGCAGTATCCGGCGCGCGGCCTCCGGCCCATCGGCGAAGATCACAATCGCAAAGCCAAGCGCCGCGATCAGCCCGGCGATAAAGCCGCCGCCCGGCGCATTATGGCCGCGCAGAAGGATGTAAAGCGCAAAGCCCAGGAAAAGCGGCAACAAAAGCCGCGCGCCGGTGGCAAGGATCGGGGATCTCATCCGCGCGCCCTCCCGATGCGGCGCTTCAGCAGCGCCCAGGCGCCAATGGCGGCCAGAAGAACCACGGTGAGCTCGCCAAAAGTGTCAAAGGCCCGGAAATCCACAAGGATCACATTCACGATGTTCAGACCATGCGCGAGGCTGTAGCTGTTTTCTTCGAAATAATCGGCAAGCTGCCGGTCCGGCGGATGCGCGGTGATCGCCAGTAGGATCAGCGTAACCGACAGACCCATAATGCCCGCGATCCCCCAATGCAGCGCGCGACGGCGGGGGCTGCGGCGCTCGGTGATTCCGGGCAGGCGCAACAGCGCGATGCCGAACAGGACGGCAGAGAGGCACTCGACCATCAGCTGCGTCACCGCCACATCCGGCGCGCCGAAGATCAGGAAGATCAGCGCGACGCCGATCCCGACCGTGCCGATCCCGGCGATATTGGCGATGCGCGAATGCGGCGTCAGCGACAGCGCCGCCCCGCCAAGCATGAAACCCGCGATCACCCAAAGCGGCAGCGGCGCGGTGAGTTCCACCGCCAGCAGCGGACGCTTTGCCGCCAGCGTGGCAAGGATCACGAGGCCAGCCGTCAGAAAGCTCAGCGTGAGGTAGTGGCTCAGCCTGCCGGACTGGATCACCCGGGTCAGGAACGTGGCGAAACCGGCGAGGCCCGCAAGCAACCGGTCCCAGCAGCGGTCCGCAAAGGAAAGGCCGGTCCCGCGCGCCAGAAGACGCGGCGCGGCCAGGAACAGCCCCCCCCCAGCCCGAACGTCGCAAGGCTGAGCGCCAGCGGCAGGTTGACCCCGGCCCAGAGATGCAGCTCTGCCGCCGGAGCCGCGCCAAATCCCATGACCGCCGCGTCCAGCAACGGCTGCAACAGGCCAGGCATCAGCCCGAAGACGAGCCCCGCCCCCCCAAGCACGACCGGGCCGGCCAGCATCTGCCAGCCTGCCTCATGCGGCTCTCGCGGCAAGGGCCCGGGCGGCGCCCCCCAGAAGGGTCGCAGCGCCACCACGCCCGCCACCGCAAAGATCAGCGCATTCGAGGCCAGCAGCGGCAGCACCAGCCAGGGCGTGACCCCGGCATAAAGCAGCTCTTTCCCGATCCAGCCAAGGAAGGGCGGCAGGCCTGCCATCGAGACCGCAGCCAGAAGCGCCGAAACCGCGGTCAGCGGCATTGCCCGCCGCAAACCGCGCAAGGCTGTCACATCGCGGCTGCCGGTGCCATGATCCACCGCGCCCACCACCATGAACAGCGCCGCCTTGTAAAGCGCATGCACGATCAGGAAGGTCAGCGCCGCCGTCAGGGCCACACCCGACCCCTGCGCCAGAAAGAGCACCAGCACACCCAGAGCCATCAGCGTCGTCCAGGCCAGGGCCTGTTTCAGATCGCGCTGGCGGATCGCGATGACCGAGGCAAAAAGCGCCGTCGCGCCGCCGGCCAGGGTCAGTGTGATCTCCCATGCCCCGGTGCCAGAGAGCGCCGGATGCAGCCGCGCCAGCAGATAGACCCCTGCCTTCACCATGGTCGCGGAATGGAGATAGGCCGAAACCGGGGTCGGTGCCGCCATGGCATTGGGCAGCCAGAAATGGAACGGGATCTGCGCAGATTTGGTGAATGCCCCCAAAAGCACCAGCGTCAGGATCGCGCCATAAAGCGGGCTGGTCTGCAATCCCCCGCCTTGCAGGATCACCGCGAGATCATAGCTCCCCGCAGCGAAGCCGATCAGGATGAACCCGGCCAGCAATGCCAGCCCGCCGCCCGCCGTGACCAGCATCGCCTGGAGCGCATTGCGGCGCGCCTTCGGGTCGTCATGGCTGAAGCCGATCAGCAGGTAAGAGGTGAGCGAGGTCAGCTCCCAGAACACGAATAACGTGATCAGGTCGCGCGCCAGCACCAGCCCCAGCATCGAAAGCATGAAGAGAAACAGGAAGAGCACAAAGCGCCCGAATTGCGGATGGTTGCCCATATAGCCGGTGGCATAGAGGAAGATCAGCCCGCCGATCCCGGTGATCAGCGCGGCAAAGATCAGTGCCAGCGGGTCAAGCATGAAAGACAGCCCGATCCCGAGCGAGGGCACCCAGGCCAGATCGAACAGGACCGCGCCGGT
It encodes:
- a CDS encoding Na+/H+ antiporter subunit D is translated as MSWILALPILTPFIGAGACLFLRNRKGAGWISVLTALVSLGLAVRLLVTVIDHGVIAGQVSGWPAPFGITLVADYLSAAMVLITAIIGLATALWAMAEIGPTSARLGWFTLFQTLLGGVTGAFLTGDLFNLYVWFEVLLISSFGLLAIGGSRSATDGAVKYVTLNLIATALFLCAAGLTYGATGTLNMADLHGRVAAHPDQGLMTVIAMLFMLAFGMKAAVFPLFFWLPASYHTPHYAVSALFAGLLTKVGVYALIRVFTLIFTGDQGWTHEILLWCACLTMVTGVLGAAAQSDFRKILSFHIVSQIGYMVLGLALMTPLALVGAVFYLLHHIIVKANLFLVAGVSRRLTGASDLAQIGGLYRAAPFLAVLFLIPAFSLAGFPPLSGFWAKYLLVRAALEEGAWLVAGIALMVGLLTIYSMTKIWAGAFWKPHPGGYEPVLAQLSPRARVLMLTPMAVLAAMTVLIGVMPEPFVTFATTAAQQLLEPEAYIRTVLGARP
- a CDS encoding MnhB domain-containing protein, whose amino-acid sequence is MRSPILATGARLLLPLFLGFALYILLRGHNAPGGGFIAGLIAALGFAIVIFADGPEAARRILRIDPRSLGGIGLVCALIAGLAAALSGGAPFQGIWLDLPVLPLSTVLLFDIGVFLAVIGGVLALIFALEDSGKAGG
- the mbhE gene encoding hydrogen gas-evolving membrane-bound hydrogenase subunit E, which produces MLAGLAGFATFLTRVIQSGRLSHYLTLSFLTAGLVILATLAAKRPLLAVELTAPLPLWVIAGFMLGGAALSLTPHSRIANIAGIGTVGIGVALIFLIFGAPDVAVTQLMVECLSAVLFGIALLRLPGITERRSPRRRALHWGIAGIMGLSVTLILLAITAHPPDRQLADYFEENSYSLAHGLNIVNVILVDFRAFDTFGELTVVLLAAIGAWALLKRRIGRARG
- a CDS encoding proton-conducting transporter membrane subunit produces the protein MAQDKSGFSLSRAAGYLAATVAFALFAVLFALAGAVLTTGAVLFDLAWVPSLGIGLSFMLDPLALIFAALITGIGGLIFLYATGYMGNHPQFGRFVLFLFLFMLSMLGLVLARDLITLFVFWELTSLTSYLLIGFSHDDPKARRNALQAMLVTAGGGLALLAGFILIGFAAGSYDLAVILQGGGLQTSPLYGAILTLVLLGAFTKSAQIPFHFWLPNAMAAPTPVSAYLHSATMVKAGVYLLARLHPALSGTGAWEITLTLAGGATALFASVIAIRQRDLKQALAWTTLMALGVLVLFLAQGSGVALTAALTFLIVHALYKAALFMVVGAVDHGTGSRDVTALRGLRRAMPLTAVSALLAAVSMAGLPPFLGWIGKELLYAGVTPWLVLPLLASNALIFAVAGVVALRPFWGAPPGPLPREPHEAGWQMLAGPVVLGGAGLVFGLMPGLLQPLLDAAVMGFGAAPAAELHLWAGVNLPLALSLATFGLGGGCSWPRRVFWRAGPAFPLRTAAGTGCLRASPVSPRS